From one Nonomuraea polychroma genomic stretch:
- a CDS encoding DUF721 domain-containing protein has protein sequence MSDEDNPTARGAAMAREKLAQAKADAAKRGQLPRREPRRKGPRREGGDPQLFGRAIADLLADRGWERSAAVGGVFGRWADIVGPDLAAHTKPESFEDGEVVIAADSTAWATQVRLLARTLVRRLNEELGDGTVTKVKVRAPQNAPRPSGGLRVTGSRGPRDTYG, from the coding sequence GTGTCCGATGAGGACAACCCCACGGCCAGGGGCGCTGCCATGGCCAGGGAGAAGCTCGCCCAGGCCAAGGCGGACGCCGCCAAGCGCGGCCAGTTGCCCCGGCGTGAGCCGAGGCGGAAAGGGCCCCGCAGGGAGGGCGGCGATCCACAACTTTTCGGGCGCGCGATCGCGGACCTGCTGGCCGATCGCGGCTGGGAGCGGTCGGCGGCGGTCGGCGGGGTGTTCGGTCGCTGGGCCGACATCGTGGGCCCTGACCTGGCCGCCCACACCAAACCCGAGTCCTTCGAGGACGGCGAGGTGGTCATCGCGGCGGACTCGACCGCCTGGGCCACGCAGGTGCGACTGCTCGCCCGCACCCTCGTACGCAGGCTCAACGAGGAGCTGGGCGACGGCACCGTGACGAAGGTCAAGGTCAGGGCGCCGCAGAACGCGCCGCGACCTTCAGGTGGATTGCGGGTGACCGGAAG
- the dnaA gene encoding chromosomal replication initiator protein DnaA: MNSVDLGTVWARALGNFLNENVPIQQRTWLAMVRPIALANDTIVLGVPNDFLKDLIEGKLRPLVAHALSQELGRTMRLAVMIDTTAPEQPSGDSHQQPVAHSYPHGVESQPRFTQPPQPQHQQASEPPQFYSPQPESAHISTEYPQPGFTFEQAQQPVEKAPEPAPNRWEAKSNKPSEPARLNQKYTFETFVIGASNRFAHAAAVAVAESPAKAYNPLFIYGDSGLGKTHLLHAIGHYAQSLYDGARVRYVSSEEFTNDFINSIRDHKADGFRGRYRAIDILLVDDIQFLEGKEQTQEEFFHTFNTLHNANKQIVISSDRAPKQLITLEDRLRNRFEWGLITDVQPPELETRIAILRKKAIQEGLAAPPEVLEYIASRISTNIRELEGALIRVTAFASLNRQGVDLQLAEVVLKDLITSESDTEITIAAIMAETADYFGISIDDLCGTSRSRALVTARQIAMYLARELTELSLPKIGQQFGGRDHTTVMHAERKIRSLIAERRSMYNQVNELTMRIKQTQRGS; this comes from the coding sequence CTGGGCAACTTCCTCAACGAGAACGTGCCGATCCAGCAGCGCACCTGGCTCGCCATGGTGCGGCCGATCGCCCTGGCCAACGACACGATCGTGCTCGGCGTCCCCAACGACTTCCTCAAGGACCTCATCGAGGGCAAGTTGCGCCCACTCGTGGCGCACGCACTCTCCCAGGAGCTCGGCCGGACCATGCGGCTGGCCGTGATGATCGACACGACGGCGCCCGAGCAGCCGTCGGGCGACTCTCATCAACAGCCTGTGGCTCACAGTTATCCCCACGGTGTGGAGAGCCAGCCGCGTTTTACACAGCCCCCGCAACCCCAGCACCAGCAGGCATCCGAGCCTCCGCAGTTCTATTCTCCACAGCCGGAGTCGGCGCACATATCCACCGAGTATCCACAGCCCGGGTTCACTTTTGAACAGGCACAACAGCCTGTGGAGAAAGCGCCGGAACCGGCGCCGAACCGGTGGGAAGCCAAGAGCAACAAGCCCAGCGAACCCGCCCGGCTCAATCAAAAGTACACATTCGAGACATTTGTTATCGGGGCCAGCAACAGGTTCGCCCACGCGGCGGCCGTGGCTGTCGCCGAATCGCCGGCGAAGGCGTACAACCCGCTCTTCATTTACGGCGACTCCGGCCTGGGAAAGACCCACCTGCTCCACGCGATCGGGCATTACGCCCAAAGCCTGTACGACGGCGCGCGGGTCAGATACGTGAGCTCCGAGGAGTTCACCAACGACTTCATCAACAGCATCCGCGACCACAAGGCCGACGGCTTCCGCGGCCGCTACCGGGCGATCGACATCCTGCTCGTGGACGACATCCAGTTCCTGGAGGGCAAGGAGCAGACGCAGGAGGAGTTCTTCCACACCTTCAACACGCTGCACAACGCCAACAAGCAGATCGTCATCTCCAGCGACCGCGCGCCCAAGCAACTGATCACGCTGGAGGACCGGCTGCGCAACCGGTTCGAGTGGGGACTGATCACCGACGTCCAGCCGCCCGAGCTGGAGACCCGGATCGCCATCCTCAGGAAGAAGGCGATCCAGGAGGGCCTGGCCGCGCCGCCCGAGGTGCTGGAATACATCGCCAGCCGCATCTCCACCAACATCCGCGAGCTCGAGGGCGCGCTGATCAGGGTGACCGCGTTCGCCAGCCTCAACAGGCAGGGTGTGGACCTGCAGCTCGCCGAGGTGGTGCTGAAGGATCTGATCACCTCGGAGTCGGACACCGAGATCACGATCGCGGCGATCATGGCCGAGACCGCCGACTACTTCGGCATCAGCATCGACGACCTGTGCGGCACCTCGCGCAGCCGGGCGCTCGTGACCGCCCGGCAGATCGCTATGTACCTGGCGCGCGAGCTGACCGAGCTGTCGCTGCCGAAGATCGGCCAGCAGTTCGGCGGCCGCGACCACACCACCGTGATGCACGCCGAACGCAAGATCCGGTCGCTCATCGCCGAGCGGCGGTCGATGTACAACCAGGTCAACGAGCTGACAATGCGTATTAAGCAGACACAGCGTGGATCTTGA
- the dnaN gene encoding DNA polymerase III subunit beta: MMFRIERDVLAEAVAWTARSLPARPSVPVLAGMRLEVTDEQRLKLSGFDYEVSAEVTLELHTGEPGVVLVSGKLLAEITRALPAQPVDFVVDGAKAVVTCGSARFTLLTMPVEDYPSLPAMPPAAGRVGSDVFASAVAQVAVAAGRDDTLPMLTGVRMEIEGDTVTLAATDRYRLAVRELKWQPGQPDFSAIAMIPGKTLADTAKALGTTGAEVEIALSSAGGTGEGMIGFSSAGRRTTTRLLDPEFPKYRSLLPTEFSARADLSTGPFVEAVKRVALVAERNTPVRLAFKSGEVVLEAGSGDEAQAVEALPVDYEGEDMNIAFNHQFLLEGLGAIDSDVARLQMTTSTKPAILTGGKPVEDGAVTDYRYLIMPIRLSG, translated from the coding sequence GTGATGTTCCGAATCGAGCGAGACGTCCTCGCTGAGGCGGTGGCATGGACGGCACGCAGCCTCCCGGCGCGCCCGTCGGTGCCCGTGCTCGCCGGCATGCGCCTGGAGGTCACTGACGAGCAGCGGCTGAAGCTGTCCGGATTCGACTACGAGGTCTCCGCTGAGGTGACGCTCGAACTCCACACCGGTGAGCCGGGAGTGGTCCTGGTCTCCGGCAAGCTGCTCGCCGAGATCACCCGCGCTCTTCCCGCACAGCCTGTGGACTTCGTGGTGGACGGCGCCAAGGCGGTCGTCACGTGCGGCAGCGCGCGATTCACATTGCTCACCATGCCTGTGGAGGACTACCCGTCGCTCCCGGCCATGCCGCCGGCCGCCGGCCGGGTCGGCAGCGACGTGTTCGCCTCCGCCGTCGCCCAGGTCGCCGTTGCCGCCGGTCGGGACGACACGCTGCCGATGCTCACCGGCGTGCGCATGGAGATCGAGGGCGACACCGTGACCCTCGCCGCGACCGACCGCTACCGGCTGGCCGTACGCGAGCTGAAGTGGCAGCCGGGACAGCCCGACTTCTCGGCCATCGCGATGATCCCCGGCAAGACGCTCGCCGACACGGCCAAGGCACTCGGCACGACCGGTGCGGAGGTCGAGATCGCGCTCAGCTCCGCCGGCGGCACCGGCGAGGGCATGATCGGTTTCTCCAGCGCGGGCCGGCGGACCACCACGCGGCTGCTCGACCCTGAGTTCCCCAAATACCGGTCGCTGCTGCCGACCGAGTTCTCCGCACGCGCCGACTTGTCCACAGGGCCGTTCGTGGAGGCGGTCAAGCGCGTGGCGCTGGTGGCCGAGCGCAACACGCCGGTACGCCTGGCGTTCAAGAGCGGTGAGGTCGTGCTCGAGGCGGGCAGCGGCGACGAGGCGCAGGCCGTCGAGGCTCTGCCTGTGGATTACGAGGGCGAGGACATGAACATCGCCTTCAACCACCAGTTCCTGCTGGAAGGCCTGGGCGCCATCGACTCGGACGTGGCCAGGCTCCAGATGACCACGTCCACGAAGCCCGCTATCCTCACCGGAGGCAAGCCCGTGGAGGACGGCGCCGTCACGGACTACCGTTATCTGATCATGCCCATCCGCCTGTCAGGCTGA
- the recF gene encoding DNA replication/repair protein RecF (All proteins in this family for which functions are known are DNA-binding proteins that assist the filamentation of RecA onto DNA for the initiation of recombination or recombinational repair.): MHVAHLSLTDFRSYASVELGLEPGVTAFVGPNGQGKTNLVEALGYVATHSSHRVASDAPLVRQGAARAIIRCAVHRDDRRALIELEINPGRANRARLNRSPVSRARDVVGLLRTVLFAPEDLALSKGDPSERRRFLDDLLVARTPRFAGVRADYDRVLKQRGALLRTAAQARRGSRSARRQESDTAFASAGAGDALSTLEVWDAHLARHGAELLRARLELIEALRPLVAGAYAALAPASAPATLAYRSTLSTGGDADEGGPGGEIAGERGSFDTQTLSTDLGKTLEERLRERLLEVRQSELERGVTLVGPHRDDLILGLGDLPARGYASHGESWSFALALRLAAYDLLRADGDDPVLILDDVFAELDSQRRRRLAEIVAPAEQVLITAAVPDDVPRELTGARFDVAEGSVTRVR, from the coding sequence GTGCACGTCGCCCACCTGTCGCTGACCGACTTCCGGTCCTACGCATCCGTGGAGCTCGGCCTGGAGCCGGGCGTCACGGCCTTCGTGGGGCCCAACGGCCAGGGCAAGACCAACCTGGTCGAGGCCCTCGGCTATGTCGCGACGCATTCGAGTCACCGGGTGGCGAGCGACGCCCCGCTCGTACGCCAAGGGGCCGCGCGGGCGATCATTCGCTGCGCCGTCCACAGGGACGACCGGCGGGCGCTCATCGAGCTGGAGATCAACCCGGGCCGGGCCAACCGCGCGCGGCTCAACCGCTCCCCCGTGTCCAGGGCCCGCGACGTCGTCGGCCTGCTGCGCACGGTGTTGTTCGCCCCGGAGGACCTGGCGTTGTCCAAGGGCGACCCCTCCGAGCGCCGCCGGTTCCTCGACGACCTGCTGGTGGCCAGGACCCCCCGATTCGCGGGCGTGCGCGCCGACTACGACCGGGTGCTGAAGCAGCGCGGCGCCCTGCTGCGCACGGCCGCACAGGCCCGCAGGGGCAGCAGGAGCGCCCGTCGCCAGGAGAGCGACACCGCGTTCGCCTCAGCGGGCGCAGGGGACGCGCTGAGCACTCTGGAGGTGTGGGACGCCCACCTCGCCAGGCACGGCGCCGAGCTGCTGCGGGCGCGACTGGAGCTCATCGAGGCGCTGCGGCCGCTGGTGGCGGGCGCGTACGCCGCACTGGCGCCGGCGAGCGCCCCGGCGACGCTCGCGTACCGGAGCACGTTGTCCACAGGTGGGGATGCCGATGAGGGGGGTCCGGGGGGCGAAATCGCCGGTGAGCGCGGATCTTTCGATACACAGACGTTATCCACAGACTTGGGGAAAACCCTTGAAGAACGGCTGCGGGAGCGGCTATTGGAGGTCCGCCAGTCGGAGCTGGAACGCGGCGTCACCCTCGTCGGCCCGCACCGCGACGACCTGATCCTCGGCCTGGGGGACCTGCCCGCGCGGGGGTATGCCAGCCACGGCGAGTCCTGGTCGTTCGCGCTGGCGTTGCGGCTGGCCGCCTACGACCTGCTGCGGGCCGACGGCGACGATCCCGTGCTGATACTCGACGACGTGTTCGCCGAGCTCGACAGCCAGCGCAGGCGGCGGCTCGCCGAGATCGTCGCGCCGGCCGAGCAGGTGCTCATCACGGCCGCCGTACCGGATGACGTGCCGCGTGAGCTGACAGGAGCCAGATTCGACGTCGCGGAGGGGAGCGTGACCCGTGTCCGATGA
- the gnd gene encoding phosphogluconate dehydrogenase (NAD(+)-dependent, decarboxylating) yields the protein MQIGMVGLGKMGGNMAERLRRGGHEVVGYDRDPSISDVASLKDLIERLAAPRVVWVMVPAGKPTQSTIDDLGELLSEGDIVIDGGNSHYADDQKHAAELAEKAIGFVDCGVSGGVWGLTNGYALMCGGDQANVQRLMPIFETLKPEGEDGFVHAGDVGAGHFAKMVHNGIEYGMMQAFAEGWELLEASDVVKDVKGSFKSWRTGTVIRSWLLDLLVRALDDDEHLDQLRGYAQDSGEGRWTVQAAVDHAVPLPVITAALYARFASRQDDSPAMKVVAALRNQFGGHAITSTEGSTGKGADAPGADVTPPRETER from the coding sequence ATGCAGATCGGCATGGTCGGACTGGGCAAAATGGGCGGCAACATGGCCGAACGGCTGCGCCGCGGTGGTCACGAGGTCGTCGGCTACGACCGCGATCCGTCGATCAGCGACGTGGCCAGCCTGAAAGACCTGATCGAACGCTTGGCTGCGCCGCGGGTGGTCTGGGTCATGGTCCCCGCGGGCAAGCCCACCCAGTCCACGATCGACGACCTCGGAGAGCTGCTCAGCGAGGGCGACATCGTCATCGACGGCGGAAACTCCCACTATGCGGACGATCAGAAGCACGCCGCCGAGCTCGCCGAGAAGGCCATCGGCTTCGTCGACTGCGGCGTCAGCGGCGGCGTCTGGGGCCTGACGAACGGCTACGCGCTCATGTGCGGCGGCGACCAGGCCAACGTCCAGCGGCTGATGCCGATCTTCGAGACGCTCAAGCCCGAGGGCGAGGACGGCTTCGTCCACGCCGGCGACGTCGGCGCCGGACACTTCGCGAAGATGGTCCACAACGGCATCGAATACGGCATGATGCAGGCCTTCGCGGAGGGCTGGGAGCTGCTGGAGGCCTCCGACGTCGTCAAGGACGTCAAGGGCTCCTTCAAGAGCTGGCGCACCGGCACCGTGATCCGCTCATGGCTGCTCGACCTGCTGGTGCGGGCGCTGGACGACGACGAGCACCTCGACCAGCTCCGCGGTTATGCACAGGACTCCGGCGAGGGCCGCTGGACGGTGCAGGCGGCTGTGGACCACGCGGTCCCGCTGCCGGTCATCACCGCCGCGCTCTACGCCAGGTTCGCCTCGCGCCAGGACGACTCCCCCGCGATGAAGGTGGTCGCGGCGCTGCGCAACCAGTTCGGCGGCCACGCGATCACCTCGACCGAGGGCAGCACGGGCAAGGGCGCCGACGCGCCCGGCGCGGACGTGACGCCCCCGCGCGAGACGGAGCGATAG